In Microbulbifer elongatus, the DNA window TAGAACCAACGCAATAAAAAGAATCAGAGGATCACATGGCGATGGAAGTAGCAGGAACAGAACCCAGAGAACCACTGAGAGAAGGCCGCACACACCTCAGGCTGCGACTACTGACACTGTTGGCCGTGACAGTTCTTACCGGCTGCGGCACCGATACGCAGCAGAGCTCCGGGGTACAAGCGACAGCAGATCCAGTCGTGGCGCGCATCGGTGAGATCGCGATTACCTTGGCGGATGTGGACAGGGAACTTCAACTCGAGCGCCACGACCTGGCACTGGCCGAGTACCAGCTGCGATTCAACACACTGAAATCCATGGTGGACGCCGAGCTCACCACCGCTGCCACCGCAGAAGCACAGCCCGCCGTCGACTGGCTACTCCCCCACCCCACGCCTCCCCGACTGGACATCAACACCGCCGGACGCCCCCTGCGCGGCAACCCGGATGCACCCGTGACCCTCGCCGTATTCTGCTCCTACCAGTCGGTGCACTGCGCAAACACCAATCTGGTCTTGCGCGCGCTGCTGGAGCGGTATGCCGGCTGGATCGCGGTGGCACCTTTTGACTTCCCCATGCACTACCACCGCCAAGGCACGCAGGCGGCCGCCGCCGTACAGTGCGCCGGCCAGCAGAACGCCCCCTGGAGCTACGCCGATGGCCTGTATACCCGGGCTAAAAACCTGGAGGGAGAAGTCTTCACCCAGTTGGCGTCGCAGCTCGGGTTTGCCCGGGACGCCTTTGACCAGTGCCTCGGTGAAACCGGGGGCAGTGACCGGATTACCGCCGATACCACCCTCGCCCGCAATCTCGGCCTGCAGAGTGTGCCAGTGGTATTTATAAACGGCCTCTACGTGAAAGGCCCGCAGTCCCCGGAGCACTACGCCATGTGGATCGACCGGGAACTGCAGCGCCTCGGTCACGACCCCGCAACGCCTCACATTCACGCCGCGCGCTGGCGACCATCCTCCGATGGCATTGCCGAGACCCAGCTGCCACTGCAGCTGAACGGCACCAGCGTGTCCTCAAAGCCCGCGCAGTCCACCGCCCTGATTCGCGTCCGCGATGCATCTGCCAGCCGCTTCTCCCCAGGGGATGCTCTACTACCGGGCGCCACCCTCAAGCGGGTACACGAGCGCCATGTCATGCTGCAGGTCGGGGATCGCCTGGAGCGGCTATCCCTCCGCAGCGACGATGGAAATTCGGTACCCGTGCCCAAGACCGACACCACCCCACGGGATGAGGCCACCATGCGGCGCATCGAACAGCCGGAAGGCGAGTCCCGTAAACTCATTCCACCCTCCGGCGTGCTGCCACTGGGGCAGGAGTGGCTGGAGCAACAGTTACTGAACCGCGAAGAACTGGAAAAGAAATTCGTGGATGCCGAGCACGAAGTAGACGGCTACAAACTGCAGCGGCTCGAGGGCATCGAGAACAGCGAATTCTTCACCGCACTGGGTTTCGAGGAAGGCGATGTGGTGGTGCGGGTCAACGACAGCTGGGTACACAGCGGCCAGAACCAGCTGTGGGATGCGCTCACCAGCGGCCAGGTGGTCGACGTGACCTTTATGCGCAACGGCCTGCCGCAGCGGGTGCAGTATGTGGTGCAGGAGAAGGGGTATTTCGAGGGAAGCGGCGGTAAGGGGAGTTCCGGTAATGACGGCAAGAATGAATGAGTTCCCTTACCACAAAGTCAACTCACCACCGCCGTTTTAGCTGGCGGCCAGTGTAGGGCTCCCGCAGGAGCCCTGTTCACCGCCCGGGGTGACTTACTCCGGATGTCTTACCCCGAATGACTCACCCCGAGTGACTTACCCCAAAGGTATTCATACGGGGTTTACTTATCCGGGTTACCGTTCCACATCAGGTTCGCCACGGTATTCTGCCCGCGCACGCTGGGGTGGAAGCAGTCGCCACCATCGATATCATCCTTACCAAACTGGAAGGTGCCCACATTGGACTGGTTGGCCCCGGAGTACTCCGCCACCACTTCCACGCCGTTGACGCCGTTATAGGCAGCGGCCTCCTGCTGCAGCACCTCGTTGTACAGACGCTGCGCCGCATCGATGCCCGCATAGCGCGTGGCAAACGATTCTCCATTCATGGTACCGCCATTGGTGGCGATCCGGCAGATCCCAAAGGTCGACCAGACACTCTCACAGTTCACCCGCCAGTTACCGGTCTGCTTGGCGATACCCGCGGCGCGCAGATCCTGCACCCGCGGCACCGAGCCCAGCAGCACCGTAGAGCCATTGGGCAGACCATCCACCAGCTTGTCGAGCCCCGCTTTAACAGCCCCGCGCCACTCACTCTCGGTCAGTAGCGGATCCGAGCAATTGGCCGGGTCAACGCAGTCTCGGTTGCAGATATCGTTGCCACCGAGCACCACCTCCACATGGTCTGCAACCACCGTCTCGGAAAGAATCCGGTCCGCCTGCACACTGAAACTGTCACCACCGCCGCGCATCTCGGCACCGGAGCGGGCCGCGTTCTTGTTGGCGGCAACGTTTGGGTCTACTGCCTTGTACTTGTCGTGCACACTATTGACGCGACTCGAGTAGCCATCAAACCAGCCGTGCTCCGGCTGGTCTCCGCCCAACAGGCAGAAAAAACCGCCAGTAAAAAAGGTATTACCGGTACAGTCTGCCGCAAAGCCCATGGTGATACTGTCACCGGCGGCCGTGCCCTTGGCAGGCGCCGCCGTGGTCCCCACGGAACACAGCGCGGATGTCATGGCAAGAGAAACGAACAAAGGGAATTTGAGCATGAGGTTATCTCCGATCATCAGTTTATGGTTTATTTTTTGTTAATACGGTGAACGGATATAGGTTAACTGGTCACACTAATCTCCGGCAGAACGGGCGTAGAATTGAACGCACTGTGTCGAAGTCTGGGAAGTAACTCCCAGGTTCGTCGCCAGAAACTTTTCCCGCAGCAGCAGGCTCTGGAGCCACTAGCGCCCGAGCCTCACCTCCCTGTCCTATCCTGCAAAGAGTCGGAGTTCATTCGGCTCCACAAGTAACAGCCCACACAGTCTGTCCCATGCCAATTTACCGAAAGATCAGCCAAAACCGCACCGGACGCGACTTCGTCGTCGGCGATGTGCACGGCCACCTCAAGCAACTGCAGAAACAGCTGAACGCCCTGGCATTCGACCCCGACAGCGACCGCCTCTTCTGCCTGGGCGACGTAATAGACCGCGGCCCCGATAGCAGAGCGATGCTGGACTTTATCGACCAGAAAAACGTATTCAGCATCCTCGGCAACCACGAGGCCATGATGATCGCCGGCTTCGAAAGCCCCACCGATGTACAGCTGCACTTCTCCAACGGAGGCAAATGGTTTTACGAGCTCAACCGCAGCGAACAAAGCCGCCTGGTGGACAAGGTGCGCCAGTGGCCCTGGGCGATGGAGATTGAGACCGCACAAGGAACCGCAGGCCTGGTCCATGCGGATGTGCCCAAGCGTAGCTGGGAGATGGTGCAGAAGCTGGCAAAGCTTGCCAGCACGCCATGGGCTGACGGCGCGCCCATGTCAGAACCACGTATTACTGCCGCTGCGCAGCCATTGCTGTGGAATCGCGGGCTTATACAACACCTATATAAGGAGGTACTCGGCCTCGATCGCAGCAAAATCACCGATGCACAATATGAGGATGCGTTTCAGCAATGGGCGACAAAACTGGTTGATATCGATTCAGAACAGAGTCGTCCATTTCATATATCGGGGATTGGATCTGTCTATCTTGGGCACTCTTATGTGCCTGTTGCGACTCAAATAGGTAACTGCCATTTTCTGGATACGTTTCGCGGGGAGGAGGATGAAGCACTGAGTGCCGTCAACATTAACAGTATTTAAATCACTTACACAAAGCACAACGAGCGGCTCGCGATCGACCTGAAACCGGATATAGCTTCTCTCCAATCCGCATTAAACAAGCTCAACCCACCCTGAGGCGGACAAGCTCAGACCAAATCTGACACAGATCCTTGAAATGGGTAGGCTTGTCGGTTCAGATGAAGGTGGCGACTATGCGCTCAGTAAATTGAGAAGGGCATCCCCATCGTTATCAACAAAATCTCTGCGCGATTTTGTAAAACGAATCACAATTTTCTGAAAGGCTCTGTACAGCTTGAAATGACGATTGTGAGACGTTTTTTAGCCTAATTTCATTAGGCTACAGCCGCCGCAAATGTCGAGTATAAATCACCCGGAAGATCAACATCTAACTTCCATGTAATACCCATCGGCCTTTCGGACTCATGCTTAACATAAGTTGCTGGCCCCAAAAACCAAAACGCCCGTTCACCCGCATTTTCTCGAGCGAAGAGCATGATCGAAGTTCCTCGCTCAACATGATTACAATAGCGTCTTCCTGTAGGGCTAGTCTCTGTAGTTGACGACTGAGACTCCCAATGGATTAGCTCACGGCTAATAGCATAATCACGGTAACGTGTCGTTGGAGAAAAGTTCCCTTCAGACTTATCGAGGGTAAAAGCAAAGATATCCGCTTTCTCACCATCAATCCACAACACCCCTTCCCGCCACGGTCGCGTCTTCGCATTGTCCCCAACGCCAAAAGCTGCCAACATTTCGATTCGTGTATAGCGACCATGAATTTGGAGAGGCACATCATCATGCGAGATGATCGGTTCGTGAAGATGGTCAATTTCATCACGCAGCAATGAGAACAACTCCCGTAGCTCCTTCAATATCTGTGGGTGTTTCCACAACAATTCCACCCCCTCACTAAGCGACATATGCCTATCTAATACTTGATCGCATATCGAAGCCACTAGCATGCGGATCATTCGTTGATCACGCACTGATAGCACAGATAAATTTGGCGCTTTCGCTGCCTTCAGAATACCAAGGTAAAAATCTAACCTTTCTTCATCATCAATATGAAGACATCGCCCAATCGCCCGTCGCAATACGTTCTCGCTGGGACCGGCATCTAACACATTAACATCTACTGCTTCCAAAAAATCTGACCATGATTTGTTTTTAGCGTAGACATCTGACAGCGTTAAACCGGTTTCATCGAGGAAAATCCTAATTTCCGGTGACTTTCCAGCCGCTATTAATTCTCGCAGCTCTTGCACTTGATCATTCCAGCGAATAGGCATTGATGATTTCAAACTTTCTAATACAATTTCTTTAGAAACCGAATCTAGTTCCATATGGCAGCCGGCAGGTAGGTAGGGAAAACCATTTTCAACTTGCGACTGCACATGCTTTCTAGAACCACCCAAAAGAGCAGATAGGCGCCTATCGAAACGAAACTCTCTGCGATGCATACCAACAAAATCGAGCACCGTACAGCTTAATTTACCTTCACTTTTACGCAATCCACGACCCAGCTGCTGTAAAAACAGGGTGGCGCTTTCTGTAGGCCGCAGTAGTAACAAAGTATCCACAGTGGGTATATCAACACCCTCGTTAAACAAATCCACTGAAAAAAGAACCTGGACTTTCCCATCCGCCAGCATTCTTAGTGCATCACGCCGTTTTCCTTCTGGGGTATCACCCCATATCGCGGCGGCAGCGATTCCTGCCTCAATAAATTGGTGAGCCATAAATTGCGCGTGCTTTATGCTGACACAGAAACCCAAAGCCTTCATCGAAAGGGGATCATCAACGCGCTTAACGACTTCTTGTACTACTAGTCGAGCCCAGGCATTGTTAGATGTATAGAGATTACTCAATTCATTAATGTCATAACCTGCTCCCCTCCGCCAGGGAATACCCTTCAAGTCCAACCCATCATGAATACCATAATAGGAGAAAGGCGCCAGGCGATGCTGGTCAATGGCATCCCACAAGTGAAGCTCTGCAGCAATACGACCATCGAACCATTCAAGTATCGACAGACCGTCGGAACGCTCGGGGGTTGCCGTTAAACCTAAAAGCTCTACGGGCGCAAGGTGAGACAGTAAATTTCTATAGGAAGGAGCAGCTGCATGGTGGAACTCATCAACAATCACAACATCGAAATGATCAGAATCAAGGTGGGAAAAGCCCACTGCATTTAGGGATTGTATAGATGCAAAAACATGCTCAAATTTTGAAGGGCGACTTCTACCAACCCACTTTTCCCCAAAGGTAGGCTCACGCAGAGCATGCCTAAAGGTCGCCATGCTTTGGTCTAATATCTCTTCCCGGTGGGCTACAAATAGCAGTCGAGCACGAGGAAGTGCGCCTCTTAATCTCGAATAATCAACCGCCGCCATAACCGTTTTTCCGGTACCCGTAGCAGCCACTAAAAGATTGCGGTTATGGCCTTGGCGCCGAGCAACAGTGATCTGTTCAAGGAGCCGTTCCTGAAATGGCTCTAATCTAAGCTCAATTGGACTTAGAATAATGGCGGGACCGGATACACGGGTAGGCTGTGTTTCCTTAATGAATTCGTCGCGATCAAATGGGCGGAAGTCCCCGCCCGCCCAGTAAGAATCAAACATCGAACTCATCTTACGAAGCACATCAGGATTACGTAGACCCGAGATTCGCACATTCCACTCCATCCCGCTCACCTGAGCTGAATGAGTCAAGTTGGAGGAGCCGATATAGGCCGTTGATGCACCTGAATTTCGGTAGAAGTGCCATGCCTTAGCGTGCAGGCGAGCCATCGTAGTATCGTAAGAAACTTTAATTTCGGCCCCCAACGCCTGCAGCTGCTCTAAAGCCTCCAACTCAGTTGAGTTCGTATATATTGTTGTCAATACTCGCAGACTAGGCTGCTTATTTACCCGCAGACAATAGCTCTTCAATTTGTCGATAAATGGCCGGATACCACTGCGCCGAATAAAGGCCATGACAATGTCGATACGATCTGCCGAGTCGATTTCATGCAGGATTTGCTGCCCTACTCGTGGTTCACCGGGCGCATTGGTCAACAATGTAGTGTCAAGCAGAGGAGTTAATGGGCGTCCTATTTCAGTTACAGAACCATCTGGATTAAACGGTAATATTGATGATAAAAATTCGCCACTCTTAACCGGCCGGTCGCCTAAGACATCCGCCCTGGTAATAGCATTCTGGATGTGAGACACCAACTCACGCACCAAGTGAGCACCAACATCGACCCGGTCTTTTTCACCTACAGACAGTAGCGCCCTCTCCACCACACTCCCCAAATGCAACGCTAAACGATCGGCTACTTCAGCAGGAAGGATTTTTTGGGTTTTTACAGAAATCTCTCCGCCATCCAAAATGGCTAAACTCTGACTTAGTGAATCAGTAACAATCGATTCATAGAGCCCAACTTTATGCTTATTTTTATCCATTTTTTACAGCCTATTGATTGAACTCTATCTATCCGACATCTGTGGTCAAAGCATTGTGCTTTTAAATTGTTCAACCAAGGGTATATATGTAGTGGTCTACAAACCCTGGGCACCAATCTAGGTGGTAAGGTTGCCACCTTAAACCGAGGTGTTCAATTAGTAGGAGATGTCGCCCTTTCCCCCTAAGCCCAAGCTGGGTGATGCTCTGTTGGGGCGGGGCAAAGACACTCAACATCGAATGCAGGTTGCCCAATAAATATCGACACAACCGTCAGGAGTTGGAAAGTCGTCTGACGAGGTAGTTTCACACCTTTCAGCATAAGATAATAGCGAAGGTCCCTGAAAATCCGTTTTAGAGACTCACTAAAAACTCAACTACAGCGCTTAAATTGAGGTTGATCAGAAACACAAAAGCCCCGCAATGCGGTAATGCTGTTCACTTAAGCGGAGCGGCACGACGATTCACCGGATAGCGGGTTTTGCTGATCTTTACCGTCCTCGGCCTAGAAGGCCGAGGACGGTCCTCTAAAAACAGGTTCCCAATCCCCGCCCTAAGCTCCGATAAGCGCGCTCCAGTCCTTGATAATGGCTGAGCCGCGGCCATGACAATCAGCTGCGCAGCAATATACTGGCATGCGAACTTAAAGCGTATCCTGGCTGGGTTTCCCCCGTGAGCGACCGCTGCCTGGCTTGCCTCTCGACGTATCACGTTGTACGCCAACAGTAGCCCCCACACTTCCTGATAAACCAGTTCCACGGTCTTGCTACGTAGGGTGACGGCGTTGTGCTGCATGGAACTTTTGATGTCACGGAAGCCGATTTCGATTTCCCAGCGCTCTTGGTAGAGCTTCGCAACGGCTTTAGTGCCATAAGTATCTGCCGGTAGCCAGGTAAATACCGTTTTGTTTTTGCCATTATGCTTGTAGCTCACTGCTCGAACTTCCCAGTACTCGGGAAGGGCCGGATTGCGCTTCCGAGCCTGGGGGGAGACCTTCATTCGCAGTAGTCGATCATTTTTGTTGTAGACCTCCACTGTCTCACTGACCAGGCCTTTGCGCTCGGGGATCAGCCAGTGGCGTTGCGTGTTCTGATCCGCCCACCGCAGCAAAAGGTCTGCACTCCAAAAACCCTTATCAAACAGGGTTACGGAGGCTTCCGGCACCTGATTCATAAACTCATCGGCCAGGCGTATTTCGCTGCGTCGGTAAGGGCTTAGCTCTGCATTCAGAAGTACATGTGAACGTACGTTCATTAGAGCAACCAGGCGCATAAGAGGGTACGGAGTTTGCCGGTTTGTGCTCGTGTTACCGGAGCCAAAATGATCTCGCAGCTCAGGAGTATCTTGAGTGCGCAACAGCGCGCCATCGACAGCGAGAACTTGCAATCCTCGCCATTCATCTTCGGGGTAACGCTCATGTCCCCAGTGCACCCCGGTACGTTGAAATAGCCACTGAACGGGGTTAGCACCAAGACGCTGTCGCGCCTTTGATACCCCGCTTGGGGCCAACAGGCTATCGTTCGCGAGCCCCTGAGCACAGATATTGAGCCTGCGGGCAACTTCTGAGACCGGTTCATTCCTGAACAGGGCCATGCCCAGCACGAGCCAGAGTACCTGATCGGCGGGAAGTCGACGGCGGCGAATAGTGGCTTGCGAGGATAACTGCAGAGCGGAATCCACCCATTCAACGGGAATGTTCTGGGTGAAGGTACTCAGGTCACAGAAGGACTGGAGGGCATCAATATCGAAGAGAGACTGCTGAAGAGACACAAAAAAATCCGGTTTCCTGATCTGGAAACCGGATTTTCCGGGGCCCCACCTTAGGCTGCAATGCTTAAGTGAACAGCATTACCGCAATGCGGGGCTTTTGGAAGGATACCGAACTCATGAAAAGTCCGGCTTTCAATGTGGTGCCCAGGGCGGGACTTGAACCCGCACGAGCATAGCTCACTACCCCCTCAAGATAGCGTGTCTACCAATTCCACCACCTGGGCAAAAACTTAGCAGTTTTTGATTTCGCCTTTCGGCTTACTGAGGCTGTTCCTCAGTTCCTGCTTCCGGCAGTTCGGCCTGGGGGGCTTCTTCTGCGGAGGGCAGGTCGTCAGTGGCCGGGGCTTCGTCCTGAACTTCAGGGATGTCGCTCTCGATCACTGCGGGGATTTCGTCCTGCTGTTCGCGGGATTCAATCGCTGCGGGTACCTGTGGGATACCATCAACTTCCGGTGCTTCGTTGTTGCTGGCGAGGTAGGCCAGGCCGAAGCTGGTGACGAAGAATACCGTCGCCATAATTGCAGTCAAGCGGGAAAAGAAATTTCCGCTGCCCTGGCTGCCGAATACGGTCTGGGAAGCACCCGCACCGAAAGAGGCGCCGGCTTCTGCACCCTTACCCTGCTGAATCAGGATCAGGCCAATGATGGCCAGAGCGGTAAGGATGTGTACGATTAATACCAGTTTTTCCATTGTCCAGAAAACCTGCTGTTGGGCTCGGGCCCTTGCTCAAAAATTTCTTGCTGCGCTCAGTCGGCGGCGCGGCAAATCTGTATAAACTCTTCGGCCTTCAGTGAGGCTCCGCCTACCAGTGCACCGTCGATATCGGGCTTGGCAAACAATTCTGCGGCGTTGCCGGCTTTTACGCTGCCGCCGTAGAGGATCTGAACCTTGTCACCGTCTTCGCCCAGCTGCTGGCGGATAAACTGGTGCACTTCCTGCGCCTGTT includes these proteins:
- a CDS encoding SGNH/GDSL hydrolase family protein, whose product is MLKFPLFVSLAMTSALCSVGTTAAPAKGTAAGDSITMGFAADCTGNTFFTGGFFCLLGGDQPEHGWFDGYSSRVNSVHDKYKAVDPNVAANKNAARSGAEMRGGGDSFSVQADRILSETVVADHVEVVLGGNDICNRDCVDPANCSDPLLTESEWRGAVKAGLDKLVDGLPNGSTVLLGSVPRVQDLRAAGIAKQTGNWRVNCESVWSTFGICRIATNGGTMNGESFATRYAGIDAAQRLYNEVLQQEAAAYNGVNGVEVVAEYSGANQSNVGTFQFGKDDIDGGDCFHPSVRGQNTVANLMWNGNPDK
- the secG gene encoding preprotein translocase subunit SecG — its product is MEKLVLIVHILTALAIIGLILIQQGKGAEAGASFGAGASQTVFGSQGSGNFFSRLTAIMATVFFVTSFGLAYLASNNEAPEVDGIPQVPAAIESREQQDEIPAVIESDIPEVQDEAPATDDLPSAEEAPQAELPEAGTEEQPQ
- a CDS encoding metallophosphoesterase, with amino-acid sequence MPIYRKISQNRTGRDFVVGDVHGHLKQLQKQLNALAFDPDSDRLFCLGDVIDRGPDSRAMLDFIDQKNVFSILGNHEAMMIAGFESPTDVQLHFSNGGKWFYELNRSEQSRLVDKVRQWPWAMEIETAQGTAGLVHADVPKRSWEMVQKLAKLASTPWADGAPMSEPRITAAAQPLLWNRGLIQHLYKEVLGLDRSKITDAQYEDAFQQWATKLVDIDSEQSRPFHISGIGSVYLGHSYVPVATQIGNCHFLDTFRGEEDEALSAVNINSI
- a CDS encoding IS4 family transposase, producing the protein MDALQSFCDLSTFTQNIPVEWVDSALQLSSQATIRRRRLPADQVLWLVLGMALFRNEPVSEVARRLNICAQGLANDSLLAPSGVSKARQRLGANPVQWLFQRTGVHWGHERYPEDEWRGLQVLAVDGALLRTQDTPELRDHFGSGNTSTNRQTPYPLMRLVALMNVRSHVLLNAELSPYRRSEIRLADEFMNQVPEASVTLFDKGFWSADLLLRWADQNTQRHWLIPERKGLVSETVEVYNKNDRLLRMKVSPQARKRNPALPEYWEVRAVSYKHNGKNKTVFTWLPADTYGTKAVAKLYQERWEIEIGFRDIKSSMQHNAVTLRSKTVELVYQEVWGLLLAYNVIRREASQAAVAHGGNPARIRFKFACQYIAAQLIVMAAAQPLSRTGARLSELRAGIGNLFLEDRPRPSRPRTVKISKTRYPVNRRAAPLK
- a CDS encoding thioredoxin domain-containing protein, producing MAMEVAGTEPREPLREGRTHLRLRLLTLLAVTVLTGCGTDTQQSSGVQATADPVVARIGEIAITLADVDRELQLERHDLALAEYQLRFNTLKSMVDAELTTAATAEAQPAVDWLLPHPTPPRLDINTAGRPLRGNPDAPVTLAVFCSYQSVHCANTNLVLRALLERYAGWIAVAPFDFPMHYHRQGTQAAAAVQCAGQQNAPWSYADGLYTRAKNLEGEVFTQLASQLGFARDAFDQCLGETGGSDRITADTTLARNLGLQSVPVVFINGLYVKGPQSPEHYAMWIDRELQRLGHDPATPHIHAARWRPSSDGIAETQLPLQLNGTSVSSKPAQSTALIRVRDASASRFSPGDALLPGATLKRVHERHVMLQVGDRLERLSLRSDDGNSVPVPKTDTTPRDEATMRRIEQPEGESRKLIPPSGVLPLGQEWLEQQLLNREELEKKFVDAEHEVDGYKLQRLEGIENSEFFTALGFEEGDVVVRVNDSWVHSGQNQLWDALTSGQVVDVTFMRNGLPQRVQYVVQEKGYFEGSGGKGSSGNDGKNE
- a CDS encoding DUF3427 domain-containing protein — encoded protein: MDKNKHKVGLYESIVTDSLSQSLAILDGGEISVKTQKILPAEVADRLALHLGSVVERALLSVGEKDRVDVGAHLVRELVSHIQNAITRADVLGDRPVKSGEFLSSILPFNPDGSVTEIGRPLTPLLDTTLLTNAPGEPRVGQQILHEIDSADRIDIVMAFIRRSGIRPFIDKLKSYCLRVNKQPSLRVLTTIYTNSTELEALEQLQALGAEIKVSYDTTMARLHAKAWHFYRNSGASTAYIGSSNLTHSAQVSGMEWNVRISGLRNPDVLRKMSSMFDSYWAGGDFRPFDRDEFIKETQPTRVSGPAIILSPIELRLEPFQERLLEQITVARRQGHNRNLLVAATGTGKTVMAAVDYSRLRGALPRARLLFVAHREEILDQSMATFRHALREPTFGEKWVGRSRPSKFEHVFASIQSLNAVGFSHLDSDHFDVVIVDEFHHAAAPSYRNLLSHLAPVELLGLTATPERSDGLSILEWFDGRIAAELHLWDAIDQHRLAPFSYYGIHDGLDLKGIPWRRGAGYDINELSNLYTSNNAWARLVVQEVVKRVDDPLSMKALGFCVSIKHAQFMAHQFIEAGIAAAAIWGDTPEGKRRDALRMLADGKVQVLFSVDLFNEGVDIPTVDTLLLLRPTESATLFLQQLGRGLRKSEGKLSCTVLDFVGMHRREFRFDRRLSALLGGSRKHVQSQVENGFPYLPAGCHMELDSVSKEIVLESLKSSMPIRWNDQVQELRELIAAGKSPEIRIFLDETGLTLSDVYAKNKSWSDFLEAVDVNVLDAGPSENVLRRAIGRCLHIDDEERLDFYLGILKAAKAPNLSVLSVRDQRMIRMLVASICDQVLDRHMSLSEGVELLWKHPQILKELRELFSLLRDEIDHLHEPIISHDDVPLQIHGRYTRIEMLAAFGVGDNAKTRPWREGVLWIDGEKADIFAFTLDKSEGNFSPTTRYRDYAISRELIHWESQSSTTETSPTGRRYCNHVERGTSIMLFARENAGERAFWFLGPATYVKHESERPMGITWKLDVDLPGDLYSTFAAAVA